One genomic segment of Desulfomicrobium sp. ZS1 includes these proteins:
- a CDS encoding IclR family transcriptional regulator: MAGKDNSSETLAKGLWILDIFGDDDVGYTLAQISRRTGINKTSIYRYVNTFCDLGFLKRDDRTGLYRLGVRMLALAHAMLEKSELERAVKTQVDAAHERHGVHVDVGLLSGDSIYLIYRRESQDTKAFRSFSYGSEPYYLAAGKAAMAFMSDEELAAFVSRLSLTPKTDKTITSAPELLADLHQSVERGYTRNREEFVPGLIAIGAPLYSLRTGKVVGGVSFDSSTDRFSMEEFETRFAGYLVELAKKISAVVSW; the protein is encoded by the coding sequence ATGGCAGGCAAGGACAACAGTTCCGAAACATTGGCCAAAGGCCTCTGGATTCTAGATATTTTCGGCGATGACGACGTCGGTTACACTCTCGCCCAGATTTCCCGCCGCACGGGCATCAACAAGACTTCCATATACAGATATGTCAATACGTTTTGCGATCTCGGCTTTTTGAAGCGCGACGATCGTACCGGCCTGTACAGGCTTGGGGTGCGCATGCTGGCCCTGGCCCATGCCATGCTTGAGAAAAGCGAGCTGGAGCGCGCCGTCAAGACCCAGGTCGATGCGGCCCACGAGCGCCACGGCGTGCATGTCGACGTCGGCCTTTTGTCCGGAGACTCCATCTATCTGATTTATCGTCGTGAATCTCAGGACACCAAGGCTTTCCGCTCGTTCAGCTATGGCTCCGAGCCGTATTACCTGGCTGCCGGCAAGGCGGCCATGGCCTTCATGAGCGATGAAGAGCTTGCCGCTTTTGTCTCGCGCCTCTCTTTGACCCCTAAGACCGACAAGACAATCACTTCCGCGCCGGAACTGCTGGCGGATCTGCATCAGTCCGTGGAGCGCGGCTATACCCGCAACCGCGAAGAGTTCGTACCCGGGCTCATCGCCATCGGCGCGCCGCTGTACAGCCTGCGCACCGGCAAGGTCGTGGGCGGGGTGAGCTTCGACTCCTCCACGGACCGCTTTTCCATGGAAGAGTTCGAGACGCGTTTCGCTGGCTATCTGGTTGAACTGGCCAAGAAAATTTCCGCAGTGGTGTCTTGGTAG
- a CDS encoding ABC transporter substrate-binding protein: MKRLGVLCMVLAMVCGFAGMSLAADETVKIGVFLPLTGQNAFGGQLELEGVQMAYKEMGEVLGKKVELFVVDNKSDKVESANAVKRLIEKEKVQAIIGTYGSSLAMAGGEVSEKAGIPQVGTSCTNPLVTQGKKYIFRVCFIDPFQGAGAATYAYRDLGLKKAALLIDVANDYSVGLASFFKKSFTKLGGEVVATLNYQSGDQDFTAQLQEIMSKQPDVLFIPSYFSEGAIIMKQVQELGGTFKIMGGDAMDNPEITAIGGSAVEGFMHTTFPYDPSMPDMNPVAQKFTDEWKKINPDQDPNVNAALGYDAYMIIMDAITRAGSAEPQAITDALAATKGFVGVTGTTTINETHDAEKPVGLVMIKDGKKTYIGAITPEL; the protein is encoded by the coding sequence ATGAAACGACTAGGAGTCCTGTGCATGGTTTTGGCCATGGTTTGCGGCTTCGCCGGCATGTCTTTGGCTGCCGACGAGACTGTGAAGATTGGCGTGTTTCTGCCCCTGACCGGCCAGAATGCCTTTGGCGGCCAGTTGGAATTGGAAGGCGTGCAGATGGCCTACAAGGAAATGGGCGAGGTTCTCGGCAAGAAGGTCGAGCTGTTCGTAGTTGACAACAAGTCCGATAAGGTCGAGTCCGCCAATGCGGTCAAGCGCTTGATCGAAAAGGAAAAAGTCCAGGCCATCATCGGCACCTACGGTTCTTCCCTGGCCATGGCCGGTGGTGAAGTTTCCGAAAAGGCCGGTATCCCGCAGGTCGGCACCAGCTGCACCAACCCGCTGGTCACCCAGGGCAAGAAGTACATCTTCCGCGTGTGCTTCATCGACCCCTTCCAGGGCGCCGGCGCAGCCACCTATGCCTACCGCGATCTGGGTCTGAAAAAAGCCGCTCTGCTCATCGACGTGGCCAACGACTATTCCGTCGGCCTGGCCAGCTTTTTCAAGAAGTCTTTCACCAAGCTGGGCGGCGAAGTCGTAGCCACCCTGAACTACCAGTCCGGCGATCAGGATTTCACTGCGCAGCTGCAGGAAATCATGAGCAAGCAGCCTGACGTGCTCTTCATTCCTTCCTACTTTTCCGAAGGCGCCATCATCATGAAGCAGGTCCAGGAACTGGGCGGAACCTTCAAGATCATGGGCGGCGACGCCATGGACAACCCGGAGATCACCGCCATCGGCGGCTCTGCCGTGGAAGGTTTCATGCACACGACCTTCCCCTACGATCCGTCCATGCCCGACATGAACCCCGTAGCCCAGAAGTTCACCGACGAGTGGAAGAAGATCAATCCCGACCAGGATCCCAACGTCAACGCCGCCCTGGGCTATGACGCCTACATGATCATCATGGACGCCATCACCCGCGCCGGTTCCGCCGAGCCGCAGGCCATCACCGACGCCCTGGCCGCTACCAAGGGCTTTGTCGGCGTGACGGGCACCACGACCATCAACGAGACCCACGACGCTGAAAAGCCCGTTGGCCTGGTCATGATCAAGGACGGCAAGAAGACCTACATCGGTGCCATCACTCCCGAACTCTAA
- a CDS encoding branched-chain amino acid ABC transporter permease — MNLATFIQHFLNSLTLGSLYALIAIGYTMVYGILRLINFAHSEIFMLGAYFVFWGITLFHMPWAVAMVASIIFVAGIGILVDRIAYRPLRDAPRISALISAIGVSFFLQNVAIVFFQAIPRQVYRPLWLETPMLWGDVRVLPLTLFVPALSFFLMMGLVYIVYHTKAGLGMRAISKDIETSYLMGVPVNKVIALTFGIGSALAAASGIMWALRYPQLQPIMGTIPGFKAFIAAVFGGIGSIQGAVIGGVALGFIEIMTVAFFPDLAGYRDAFAFILLIGILLVKPTGIMGVKTEDKV; from the coding sequence ATGAATCTGGCAACATTCATCCAGCACTTCCTGAACAGCCTGACCCTGGGCAGCCTCTATGCGCTTATCGCCATCGGCTACACCATGGTCTACGGCATTTTGCGACTCATCAATTTCGCGCATAGCGAAATTTTCATGCTCGGCGCCTACTTCGTTTTCTGGGGCATCACGCTTTTTCACATGCCCTGGGCCGTGGCCATGGTCGCGTCCATCATTTTTGTCGCAGGCATAGGCATCCTGGTTGACCGCATCGCCTATCGCCCCCTGCGCGACGCGCCCCGCATATCGGCTCTGATCAGCGCCATCGGCGTCTCCTTTTTTCTGCAGAACGTGGCCATCGTCTTCTTTCAGGCCATCCCGCGTCAGGTGTACCGGCCGCTTTGGCTGGAAACGCCCATGCTTTGGGGTGACGTGCGCGTCCTGCCTCTGACCCTTTTCGTGCCGGCCCTCTCTTTCTTTTTGATGATGGGCCTAGTCTACATCGTCTATCATACCAAGGCGGGCCTTGGCATGCGGGCCATCAGCAAGGATATCGAGACCAGCTATCTCATGGGCGTGCCCGTGAACAAGGTCATCGCGCTCACCTTCGGCATCGGTTCGGCCCTGGCCGCGGCCAGCGGCATCATGTGGGCTCTCAGATACCCCCAGCTGCAGCCCATCATGGGAACCATTCCAGGCTTCAAGGCCTTTATCGCGGCTGTCTTCGGCGGCATCGGTTCCATTCAAGGCGCTGTTATCGGCGGCGTGGCCCTGGGCTTCATTGAAATCATGACCGTGGCATTTTTTCCGGACCTGGCAGGATACCGCGATGCGTTCGCCTTCATTCTGTTGATCGGCATCCTGCTGGTCAAACCGACCGGTATCATGGGCGTCAAGACGGAGGACAAGGTCTGA
- a CDS encoding branched-chain amino acid ABC transporter permease produces MNRSTTIFLNFVLVACLGLFLWWAEGNLDGYKIQILNLIAVNIILALSLNLIYGFTGMFSLGHAGFMAIGAYVCSILIMTPDQKITLFILEEAYPWVQNSHAPFLVAVIAGGLVAALFGLVIGAPLLRLGDDYLGIATLGFAEIVRVIANNIPRVTNGALGFKGIPDHANLWWNYGWCLLTLYFVIRILGSNTGNVFKAIRDDETAAKAMGINVFKVKLLSFVFGAFFAGVGGALLGSLLTTIDPKMFLFTLTFNVLMIVVTGGLGSITGSILAGVGITVVLEWLRFVENPITIGDWSMDGIPGMRMVVFSLVLILVILFRREGIMGMREITWDGVMRFMKRGKA; encoded by the coding sequence ATGAACCGCAGCACAACCATTTTTCTCAATTTCGTTCTGGTGGCCTGCCTGGGCCTTTTTCTATGGTGGGCGGAGGGCAACCTTGACGGATACAAGATTCAGATCCTGAATCTTATAGCCGTGAACATCATCCTGGCTCTGTCGCTCAACCTCATCTACGGTTTCACCGGCATGTTCAGCCTGGGTCACGCAGGCTTCATGGCCATCGGAGCCTATGTCTGTTCCATTTTGATCATGACCCCCGACCAGAAGATCACGCTCTTCATCCTTGAAGAGGCGTATCCCTGGGTGCAGAATTCCCATGCGCCGTTCCTGGTGGCCGTGATCGCCGGCGGCCTTGTGGCGGCACTCTTCGGGCTGGTCATCGGCGCGCCTCTGTTGCGCCTGGGTGATGACTATCTGGGCATCGCGACCCTCGGGTTCGCCGAGATCGTGCGCGTCATCGCCAACAACATCCCGCGCGTGACCAACGGGGCGCTCGGCTTCAAGGGCATTCCGGACCATGCGAACCTGTGGTGGAACTACGGCTGGTGTCTGTTGACCCTGTACTTTGTGATCCGGATTCTCGGCAGCAACACGGGCAACGTCTTCAAGGCCATCCGCGACGACGAGACCGCGGCCAAGGCCATGGGCATCAATGTCTTCAAGGTCAAGCTCCTGTCTTTCGTCTTCGGCGCGTTTTTCGCCGGTGTGGGAGGAGCGCTGCTGGGCAGCCTGCTGACTACCATCGATCCCAAGATGTTCCTCTTTACCCTGACCTTCAACGTGCTCATGATCGTCGTCACCGGCGGACTCGGCTCCATCACCGGCTCCATCCTGGCCGGCGTGGGCATAACCGTGGTACTCGAATGGCTCAGGTTCGTGGAGAATCCCATCACCATCGGAGATTGGAGCATGGACGGCATCCCCGGCATGCGCATGGTGGTCTTTTCGCTGGTGCTCATCCTGGTCATTCTTTTTCGCCGGGAAGGTATCATGGGTATGCGTGAAATCACCTGGGACGGCGTCATGCGGTTCATGAAGCGAGGTAAGGCATGA
- a CDS encoding ABC transporter ATP-binding protein yields MSTILETKNLTMRFGGLVAVSDFTASIPQGSITGLIGPNGAGKTTCFNMVTGFYRPSEGQVFFEGKELTGMNPHQVCRAGIARTFQNIRLFGNETALENVMIGSFVRQRTGWIQSVLMTPASLREEKEIRKKSMELLEVVGLGDIAGEKANSLPYGAQRRLEIARALATGPRFLLLDEPAAGMNPQESMELMDFIRTIRTRFDLTILLIEHDMKVVMGVCEHMWVLDYGVTIAEGGPESIQSNPKVIEAYLGEEYVKYA; encoded by the coding sequence ATGAGCACGATTCTCGAAACCAAAAACCTGACCATGCGCTTCGGCGGCCTGGTAGCGGTTTCCGATTTCACCGCCAGCATCCCCCAGGGCAGCATCACGGGGCTGATCGGCCCCAACGGCGCGGGCAAGACGACCTGTTTCAACATGGTCACGGGTTTTTATCGCCCCTCTGAAGGGCAGGTCTTCTTCGAAGGCAAGGAACTCACCGGCATGAACCCGCATCAGGTCTGCCGTGCCGGCATCGCCCGCACCTTTCAGAATATCCGCCTTTTCGGCAACGAAACGGCGCTGGAAAACGTCATGATCGGCAGCTTCGTGCGTCAGCGCACAGGCTGGATCCAGTCCGTGCTCATGACCCCGGCTTCGCTGCGCGAGGAAAAGGAAATCCGCAAGAAATCCATGGAGCTTCTCGAAGTAGTCGGACTGGGGGATATCGCCGGGGAAAAGGCCAACAGCCTGCCGTACGGCGCGCAGCGCCGTCTGGAGATCGCCCGCGCCCTGGCCACCGGCCCGCGTTTTCTGCTGCTCGACGAGCCGGCGGCGGGCATGAACCCTCAGGAATCCATGGAACTCATGGATTTCATTCGCACCATCCGGACCCGCTTCGACCTGACCATCCTCCTCATCGAACACGACATGAAAGTGGTCATGGGCGTGTGCGAGCATATGTGGGTTCTGGACTACGGAGTGACCATCGCCGAGGGCGGCCCTGAATCCATTCAGTCCAACCCCAAGGTCATCGAGGCCTATCTGGGTGAGGAGTATGTGAAATATGCTTAA
- a CDS encoding ABC transporter ATP-binding protein — protein MLKISELHVYYGGIHALKGISLDVPTGQVVTLIGANGAGKSSTLRAISGLIKNKKGTITYNDRDITTLDPVEIVKGGIVMSPEGRRIFPHLSVTENLYLGAFSRSDKDGIERDKEWVFDLFPRMRERQNQKGGTLSGGEQQMLAVGRALMSAPDVVMLDEPSLGLAPLLVKDVFEIIKVINAQGKTVVLVEQNAFAALKVAHYAYVLETGAIVLQGTGEELLNDERVIQAYLGG, from the coding sequence ATGCTTAAGATCAGTGAATTGCATGTATATTACGGGGGCATTCACGCCCTCAAGGGGATCTCGCTGGATGTGCCCACGGGCCAGGTCGTGACCCTCATCGGGGCCAACGGCGCAGGCAAGAGCAGCACGCTGCGGGCCATCTCGGGGCTGATCAAGAACAAGAAAGGCACCATCACCTACAACGATCGCGACATCACCACCCTCGATCCGGTGGAGATTGTCAAAGGCGGAATCGTCATGTCCCCCGAGGGCCGGCGCATCTTCCCGCATCTTTCGGTGACCGAGAACCTGTACCTGGGCGCTTTCAGCCGCAGCGACAAGGACGGGATCGAGCGCGACAAGGAGTGGGTCTTCGACCTCTTCCCGCGCATGCGCGAGCGGCAGAATCAAAAGGGCGGGACCCTGTCCGGCGGCGAACAGCAGATGCTGGCCGTGGGCAGGGCGCTGATGAGCGCGCCGGACGTGGTCATGCTCGACGAGCCGTCCCTGGGACTGGCTCCGCTGCTGGTCAAGGATGTCTTCGAGATCATCAAGGTCATAAATGCCCAGGGCAAGACCGTCGTTCTCGTCGAACAGAACGCTTTCGCGGCCCTCAAGGTGGCCCACTACGCCTATGTGCTCGAAACCGGGGCCATTGTCCTGCAGGGCACGGGTGAAGAGCTGTTGAACGACGAGCGGGTCATCCAGGCCTACCTGGGCGGGTGA
- a CDS encoding sulfide/dihydroorotate dehydrogenase-like FAD/NAD-binding protein: MFRIIKREEMAGGTVVLNEIEAPRIAVKARPGQFVILKANEDGERIPLTMAETDPAKGTITVIYMVVGKSTELFSRLQVGDSYQDVIGPLGQPTHIEGGKNVVCVGGGTGVAVLHPIARGMKEAGCRVTSIIGARNKDLLILEDKMRLASHDLHICTDDGSHGRKGFVTEVLRELLEKGGVDQVVAIGPVPMMKFVSLLTKEFGVPTMVSLNPIMIDGTGMCGGCRVTVGGETKFGCVDGPEFDGHKVDFDELILRLQAYTEQEKLSYHVCKCKGEL; the protein is encoded by the coding sequence ATGTTCAGAATAATTAAGCGCGAGGAAATGGCCGGCGGAACGGTCGTGCTGAACGAGATCGAGGCGCCGCGCATCGCCGTCAAGGCCCGGCCCGGACAATTTGTCATCTTGAAGGCCAACGAGGACGGTGAGCGCATCCCCCTGACCATGGCCGAGACCGATCCGGCCAAGGGCACGATCACGGTCATTTACATGGTGGTCGGCAAGAGCACGGAACTGTTTTCCCGTCTTCAGGTCGGGGACTCCTATCAGGACGTCATCGGCCCCCTGGGCCAGCCGACGCACATCGAGGGCGGCAAGAACGTCGTCTGCGTAGGCGGCGGGACCGGTGTGGCGGTGTTGCATCCGATCGCTCGGGGCATGAAGGAAGCCGGTTGCCGGGTGACTTCCATCATTGGTGCCCGCAACAAGGATCTGCTCATCCTGGAAGACAAGATGCGGCTGGCCTCCCATGATCTGCATATCTGTACGGACGACGGCAGCCACGGTCGCAAGGGTTTCGTGACCGAAGTGCTCCGGGAGCTCCTGGAGAAGGGCGGCGTCGACCAGGTGGTGGCCATCGGTCCCGTACCGATGATGAAATTCGTCTCTCTTTTGACCAAGGAATTCGGCGTACCGACCATGGTCAGCCTCAACCCGATCATGATCGACGGTACGGGCATGTGCGGCGGGTGCCGGGTCACGGTGGGCGGCGAGACCAAATTCGGCTGCGTGGACGGTCCTGAGTTCGATGGGCACAAGGTGGATTTCGACGAACTGATCCTTCGTCTGCAAGCCTATACGGAACAGGAAAAGCTCAGTTATCACGTGTGTAAATGCAAAGGAGAACTGTAG
- the gltA gene encoding NADPH-dependent glutamate synthase, whose translation MGAANQKSRQAMPEQDPHVRARNFEEVPLGYTPEMAIAEASRCLQCKNPLCVQGCPVGVAIPAFIKHIADGKFDLAIGKIWERNSLPAVCGRVCPQEAQCEGNCILGRKGAAVAIGNLERFAADWERANHACELPSREKATGKKVAVVGSGPSGLTVAGDLILKGHEVTIFEAFHKPGGVLVYGIPEFRLPKEIVASEVSCLQAQGAKIECDVVVGRTETVDELFEQGFDAVYLGVGAGLPRFMNIPGENMVGVLSANEYLTRANLMKAYLFPQVDTPIPHGRNVVVLGAGNVAMDSARTAMRLGAEKVSIVYRRSRDEMPARSAEIHHAEEEGLHFELLSNPVRYLGDEKGRLIGIECVRMELGEPDSSGRRRPVVVPGSEFVIECDLAIVAIGSGANPLLTRSTPDLPLGKSGYIIANPETGKTGKKAVWAGGDIVTGAATVILAMGAGRKAADSIHEYLTWGW comes from the coding sequence ATGGGGGCCGCGAACCAGAAGTCACGTCAGGCTATGCCCGAACAGGATCCTCACGTTCGGGCCAGAAATTTTGAAGAAGTGCCCTTGGGCTACACCCCGGAAATGGCCATCGCCGAGGCGAGCCGCTGCCTGCAATGCAAGAATCCGCTCTGCGTACAGGGGTGCCCAGTGGGCGTTGCCATTCCCGCGTTCATAAAGCATATCGCCGACGGAAAATTCGATTTGGCCATCGGCAAGATATGGGAGCGCAACAGCCTCCCGGCAGTCTGCGGCCGGGTCTGTCCGCAGGAGGCCCAGTGCGAGGGCAACTGCATCCTCGGCCGTAAGGGCGCGGCTGTGGCCATCGGCAACCTGGAGCGTTTCGCGGCGGACTGGGAGCGGGCCAATCATGCCTGCGAATTGCCGTCCCGTGAAAAGGCCACGGGTAAGAAAGTGGCCGTGGTCGGGTCCGGGCCGTCCGGGCTGACCGTAGCCGGAGACCTGATTTTAAAAGGTCACGAGGTCACCATTTTCGAAGCCTTTCACAAGCCCGGCGGGGTCTTGGTTTACGGCATCCCCGAGTTCAGGTTGCCCAAGGAGATTGTCGCCTCGGAGGTGTCCTGCCTGCAGGCCCAGGGGGCCAAGATCGAATGCGACGTGGTCGTGGGCCGCACCGAGACGGTGGATGAGCTTTTCGAGCAGGGCTTTGACGCGGTTTACCTGGGCGTGGGCGCGGGTCTGCCACGGTTCATGAACATTCCCGGCGAAAACATGGTCGGCGTGCTCTCGGCCAACGAATACCTGACTCGGGCCAACCTGATGAAGGCCTACCTTTTCCCGCAGGTGGACACGCCCATCCCTCATGGCCGCAACGTGGTCGTGCTGGGCGCCGGAAACGTGGCCATGGACAGCGCGCGTACGGCCATGCGCCTGGGCGCGGAAAAGGTCAGCATCGTCTATCGCCGTTCGCGTGACGAGATGCCGGCCCGAAGCGCGGAAATCCACCACGCCGAGGAAGAGGGCCTCCATTTCGAGTTGCTGTCCAACCCGGTGCGCTATCTGGGTGACGAGAAGGGTCGCCTGATCGGAATCGAATGCGTACGCATGGAGCTTGGCGAGCCTGATTCATCAGGACGCAGGCGCCCGGTGGTTGTTCCGGGTTCAGAGTTCGTCATCGAGTGCGATCTGGCCATCGTGGCCATCGGTTCGGGGGCCAACCCGCTACTGACCCGCTCGACTCCCGACCTGCCTTTGGGCAAATCGGGATATATCATTGCCAACCCCGAGACCGGCAAGACCGGGAAAAAAGCTGTCTGGGCCGGAGGCGACATCGTCACCGGAGCGGCCACGGTCATTCTGGCCATGGGCGCGGGCAGAAAGGCCGCGGACTCCATTCACGAATACCTGACCTGGGGCTGGTAG
- a CDS encoding TRAP transporter substrate-binding protein: MLKLKTILAFAVGAVFLCAVSAIAAPIVIKFSHVVAEDTPKGIMANKFRDLVAERLGDKVVVEVYPNSQLFGDGKELEALLLGDVHLLAPALSKFQKYTPLLQIYDLPFLFKDMAAIDTFQQGPNGRALLTSMKGKGIVGLDYLHNGMKQISANDPIHGPGDAKNKKFRIMTSDVLAAQFEAVDAMPLKKPFAEVFTLLQTRAIDGQENSWSNIYSQKFYEVQPYITETNHGILDYLVISSTEFWEGLPADVRPVLEECLKEAIVVGNAAAAQKDLDDKQKIIDSKRSEIITLSEEERVAWVEAMKPVWKQFEDAVGKENLEAAIASNN, encoded by the coding sequence ATGTTGAAACTGAAGACCATTCTTGCGTTTGCGGTGGGTGCGGTTTTTCTTTGTGCTGTGTCCGCCATCGCTGCTCCCATCGTCATCAAATTTTCTCACGTTGTTGCCGAAGACACCCCCAAGGGAATCATGGCCAACAAATTTCGGGATCTTGTGGCTGAACGCCTTGGCGACAAGGTTGTGGTCGAAGTCTATCCCAACTCCCAGCTTTTCGGTGACGGCAAGGAACTCGAAGCCCTTCTTCTGGGCGACGTGCATCTGCTGGCCCCGGCCCTGTCCAAATTTCAGAAATACACCCCCTTGTTGCAGATCTACGACCTGCCTTTCCTGTTCAAGGACATGGCTGCCATCGACACGTTTCAACAGGGGCCCAATGGTCGCGCGCTGCTTACTTCCATGAAGGGCAAGGGCATCGTCGGTCTGGATTATCTGCACAACGGCATGAAGCAGATTTCGGCCAACGATCCCATCCATGGTCCCGGCGATGCCAAGAACAAGAAGTTCAGAATCATGACCTCCGATGTCCTGGCCGCCCAATTTGAGGCCGTTGACGCCATGCCGCTCAAGAAGCCCTTCGCCGAAGTCTTCACCCTGCTGCAGACCCGGGCCATCGACGGACAGGAAAATTCCTGGTCCAATATCTATTCCCAGAAGTTTTACGAAGTGCAGCCCTATATCACCGAGACCAATCACGGTATCCTGGACTATCTCGTCATCAGTTCCACGGAATTTTGGGAGGGCCTGCCGGCTGATGTGCGGCCCGTGCTTGAAGAGTGTCTGAAAGAAGCCATCGTTGTCGGAAATGCCGCAGCCGCCCAGAAGGATTTGGACGACAAGCAGAAGATCATCGATTCCAAGCGCAGCGAAATCATTACGTTGAGCGAAGAAGAACGCGTCGCCTGGGTCGAAGCCATGAAGCCGGTCTGGAAGCAGTTCGAGGACGCAGTGGGCAAGGAAAACCTCGAAGCAGCCATCGCCTCCAATAACTAG
- a CDS encoding TRAP transporter small permease, with translation MNTFINKVEEGIISLLLASMTLLVFMEVLMRYGFNVGIHWAQELTLLLSGWMVMFGVSYGIKVGSHIGVDALAKLFPAHVRKAISIVAILLCLTYCGLFLVGSWTYLGKLKSIGIHLEDIPVPKWIANSILFGGMVMLAIRLLDLLWAVIRGRQEGFKLLDEAKESMYLAQKEGTSLDGDDE, from the coding sequence ATGAATACATTCATCAACAAAGTGGAGGAGGGGATTATTTCCCTCCTCCTTGCTTCCATGACGCTCCTTGTCTTCATGGAAGTGCTCATGCGGTACGGGTTCAACGTGGGTATCCACTGGGCCCAGGAATTAACCCTGCTCTTGTCGGGCTGGATGGTCATGTTCGGGGTTTCCTACGGCATCAAGGTCGGGTCGCATATCGGTGTCGACGCCTTGGCCAAGCTGTTCCCGGCGCATGTGCGCAAGGCCATCTCCATCGTGGCAATTCTGCTGTGTCTCACCTACTGCGGGCTTTTTCTGGTGGGCAGTTGGACGTATCTCGGGAAGCTCAAAAGCATAGGTATCCACCTTGAGGACATTCCTGTTCCCAAATGGATCGCCAACAGCATCCTCTTTGGCGGCATGGTCATGCTCGCCATCCGGCTTCTGGATCTTCTCTGGGCGGTCATCCGGGGCCGGCAGGAAGGTTTCAAGCTTCTGGATGAGGCCAAGGAGAGCATGTATCTGGCGCAAAAAGAGGGTACTTCCCTGGATGGAGACGACGAATGA
- a CDS encoding TRAP transporter large permease, translating to MTTAALFTLLFLFIATGMPIAIALGLSSITTILFFSNDSLASIALKLFESVSEHYTLLAIPFFILSSQFLSTGGVAKRLINFALDCIGHVKGGLAMASVLACMLFAAVSGSSPATVAAIGSIVIGGMVRSGYPESFAAGVICNAGTLGILIPPSIVMLVYAAATQESAARLFMAGFIPGICLGLLLMIAIYIVARIKNYPALAWPGFKQVFRSGFTAMGGLMLVVIVLGSIYGGICSPTEAAAISAVYAYWIAVFVYRDMGPLKEVPLRKVDEPLSSALFRGLWQTLVAIPKSWYHPEVRHVVLDAAKVSIMLLFIIGNAMLFAHVLTTERIPHLIAETIVGWGLPAWGFLIVVNILLLVAGNFMEPSAITMIMIPILFPIAVKLGIDPIHLGIICVVNMEIGLITPPVGLNLFVTAGITKRDLTWVVRAALPWLMILLFFLILVTYIPQISLWLPEYIDKLKGY from the coding sequence ATGACAACTGCGGCATTATTCACCCTGCTCTTCCTCTTTATTGCCACGGGGATGCCCATCGCCATTGCGCTGGGCCTTTCGAGCATCACCACCATCCTGTTTTTCTCCAACGATTCCCTGGCATCCATTGCCCTCAAGCTGTTTGAATCGGTTTCCGAACATTACACCCTGCTGGCCATTCCCTTCTTCATCCTGTCCTCCCAGTTTCTGTCCACAGGAGGCGTGGCCAAGCGGCTTATCAACTTCGCTCTCGACTGCATCGGGCACGTCAAGGGCGGCCTGGCCATGGCCTCGGTCCTGGCCTGCATGCTCTTTGCCGCGGTGTCCGGATCTTCGCCGGCCACGGTGGCGGCCATCGGCAGCATCGTCATTGGCGGCATGGTCCGCTCGGGCTATCCCGAGAGCTTCGCGGCCGGAGTCATCTGCAACGCCGGGACGCTGGGCATCCTCATCCCGCCGTCCATCGTCATGCTCGTGTACGCGGCGGCCACCCAGGAATCGGCGGCCCGGCTGTTCATGGCCGGTTTCATCCCCGGCATCTGCCTGGGACTGCTCCTGATGATCGCCATCTACATCGTGGCTCGCATCAAGAATTATCCGGCCCTGGCCTGGCCCGGGTTCAAGCAGGTCTTCAGGTCCGGGTTCACGGCCATGGGCGGCCTCATGCTGGTCGTCATCGTGCTGGGCTCCATTTACGGCGGCATCTGCAGCCCTACGGAAGCCGCGGCCATTTCGGCCGTGTATGCCTACTGGATTGCCGTTTTCGTCTATCGCGACATGGGACCGCTTAAGGAAGTGCCCCTGCGTAAGGTGGACGAACCCCTGTCTTCGGCCCTGTTTCGCGGATTGTGGCAGACTCTCGTAGCCATCCCTAAATCCTGGTATCATCCGGAAGTGCGGCATGTCGTGCTCGATGCGGCCAAGGTTAGCATCATGCTGCTTTTCATCATCGGCAACGCCATGCTCTTCGCCCACGTGCTGACTACGGAGCGCATCCCGCACCTCATTGCCGAGACCATCGTTGGCTGGGGCTTGCCGGCCTGGGGTTTTCTTATCGTCGTCAACATCCTGCTTCTGGTCGCCGGCAACTTCATGGAGCCTTCGGCCATCACCATGATCATGATCCCGATCCTCTTTCCCATCGCGGTCAAGCTTGGCATCGATCCCATTCATCTGGGCATCATCTGCGTGGTCAACATGGAGATCGGGCTGATCACCCCGCCCGTGGGGCTCAATCTCTTTGTCACGGCGGGCATCACCAAACGCGACCTGACCTGGGTCGTGCGCGCGGCGCTGCCGTGGCTCATGATTCTGCTCTTCTTCCTGATCCTTGTTACCTACATCCCGCAGATATCCCTGTGGCTGCCCGAGTATATCGACAAGCTCAAAGGGTATTGA